AAGGACTGAACAAAATTCATGAAATTGGTATGTTTTGGAGATAGCTTAACCTATGGATATGGGATTACAAGAGGGAAATGTTGGGTAGATTTAATTAGAAAAAAATTAGATGTAGAAGTTATAAACCAAGGTTTTAATGGCGAAACAGCTGCTGGTATGATTTCTAGGTCTTATACTGACATAGTAGAAAACACTCCAAGTTATGTAATTATAATGGGTGGTAGTAATGATTTTTTAATGGGGTATACGGTTAATAGCGTTGAAATGAAAATAAGCCTCCTAATTAAGGAAGCAAAAGAACATGGAATAATACCTATTATAGGTATACAAACTCCAATAGACAAAGATTTAGCTTTCGAAGGCTGGAGTGCTGATGTTGACTATTTAAAAGTAAATGAAAAGATCAAAATGTACAGGCAGTGGGTATTAAACTATTGCAATGAAGAACATGTATTGTTTATAGACTTTTATAGTGCGTTAGAAACTGCTAAAAAAACTTTATATCCTAAACAACTGTACATTGATGGGATTCATCTAACAGAAAAAGGTCATGAAATTATGAGTGAATGTGCATTATTAGCGATTTCAGAAGGAGAGCTTTACCATTGATACTAGCATGGTGGATGTAACTTAGAAAAATAGTGCCTTTAGGGCACTATTTTATTGCCACTTGCCACGTGGGTGGCACCTTAAGTTCAACTATTTAAAATGATTTGGAGTTGTATTATTTAGTACTTGCTCTATTGTATCTATAAATGATTTTTTATCATTTCTTCTTTTAAGTCTAAAATATAGTGCTGATAAAAAGTTTTTGCGATTACTTGTTAGATTGTGATCTTCTGGGTATTTGCCAGTCATTTTAATATTCTCAAAGCTTTTTATCCAATTTATGAACTCTTCATCATTAAGAATTTCTCTCTCAATTATTTTGATAACTGCACCTATGAGCCTTTCGTCCTCGCAATTTATATAGGCATAATGATTTATACATACCTTCTCTTCTATTGCTTCTAATATATCTATTAATTCTGGCTTCTTAATTTCTTTGCAGTTTGCAATTTGACTAAACACATCACCTGTATGAGCAGTTGAATGTGCCCAGCCCTTGATTTCTACATACCCTCTTGTATCTTTTTCTTGTCTTGTATATCTTATTATCTCTGTACAAATCCTTTTTATTTCTTCTTCCGTTAAAAGGGGGTCCTCACTTTGGTTATGACGATATAGTATTGCTTGTATAATTAATAAAGTAAAGGCTCTATTAAAAACAGAATCATCTATATTTTTGCCAATATTATAAAATAGATGATTCTCACTTAATGATAATTTCAATAAATTTTTTACCTCTTCATCTGTTAAATGAATTTGAAAAATCATGTCAGAAAGAAGCTCTAAAATAAGTCCATCTCTAAG
This DNA window, taken from Clostridium estertheticum, encodes the following:
- a CDS encoding DUF2785 domain-containing protein, which codes for MKNINQLKQQLMDIKDNNWSLPSGTDKYELALQLLENIGSIDSELRDGLILELLSDMIFQIHLTDEEVKNLLKLSLSENHLFYNIGKNIDDSVFNRAFTLLIIQAILYRHNQSEDPLLTEEEIKRICTEIIRYTRQEKDTRGYVEIKGWAHSTAHTGDVFSQIANCKEIKKPELIDILEAIEEKVCINHYAYINCEDERLIGAVIKIIEREILNDEEFINWIKSFENIKMTGKYPEDHNLTSNRKNFLSALYFRLKRRNDKKSFIDTIEQVLNNTTPNHFK
- a CDS encoding GDSL-type esterase/lipase family protein, with protein sequence MKLVCFGDSLTYGYGITRGKCWVDLIRKKLDVEVINQGFNGETAAGMISRSYTDIVENTPSYVIIMGGSNDFLMGYTVNSVEMKISLLIKEAKEHGIIPIIGIQTPIDKDLAFEGWSADVDYLKVNEKIKMYRQWVLNYCNEEHVLFIDFYSALETAKKTLYPKQLYIDGIHLTEKGHEIMSECALLAISEGELYH